One segment of Brassica napus cultivar Da-Ae chromosome C3, Da-Ae, whole genome shotgun sequence DNA contains the following:
- the LOC125582969 gene encoding uncharacterized protein At2g29880-like: MALIRIGLMRVGHKKDTYLRDDTFEDFEDLEKVYGQNIAKGNNTVGLGDTTGAQQTSSLRRSNAIEKLPVRKRARTDVYNVEKISDEISAVTGTTNQIVSMIQQRWQKKAEEKEAEEKVNNV, encoded by the exons ATGGCGTTAATCAGAATTGGACTGATGCGAGTG GGACACAAGAAAGATACGTATTTACGTGATGATACGTTTGAAGATTTTGAAGACCTAGAGAAGGTCTATGGACAAAACATTGCAAAAGGAAATAATACAGTGGGGTTAGGAGATACCACAGGTGCTC AACAAACTTCATCTTTGAGACGTTCGAATGCGATTGAAAAGCTCCCAGTAAGAAAGAGAGCTAGAACTGACGTATATAATGTGGAGAAAATTTCAGATGAAATAAGTGCTGTCACTGGGACTACCAATCAGATTGTCAGTATGATTCAACAAAGATGGCAAAAGAAAGCCGAAGAGAAAGAAGCTGAAGAAAAAGTTAATAACGTATGA